One stretch of Rutidosis leptorrhynchoides isolate AG116_Rl617_1_P2 unplaced genomic scaffold, CSIRO_AGI_Rlap_v1 contig149, whole genome shotgun sequence DNA includes these proteins:
- the LOC139881392 gene encoding vacuolar iron transporter homolog 4-like — translation MADQTNNLQKFNFPITDLEQPASASTLELDDQTDYSKRSQWLRAAVLGANDGLVSTASLMMGVGAVKQDIKAMILTGFAGLVAGACSMAIGEFVSVYSQLDIELAQKKRNNQARVEEDEEENLPNPIQAASASALAFSLGAMVPLLAASFITDYKVRVGVIVAAVTLALCCFGWLGAVLGKAPAIKSCLRVLIGGWLAMAITFGLTKLIGSSGL, via the coding sequence ATGGCTGATCAAACCAATAACCTCCAAAAATTCAATTTCCCAATTACCGATCTCGAGCAACCAGCTTCAGCTTCCACCCTAGAGCTGGATGATCAAACTGACTACTCGAAAAGATCGCAATGGCTACGAGCTGCCGTTCTTGGAGCCAACGATGGATTAGTCTCAACAGCTTCACTGATGATGGGAGTTGGAGCCGTTAAACAAGATATTAAAGCCATGATTCTGACCGGATTTGCTGGTTTGGTTGCCGGAGCTTGCAGCATGGCTATTGGAGAATTTGTCTCCGTCTACTCACAACTTGACATTGAGTTAGCTCAAAAGAAGAGAAACAACCAAGCACGAGTCGAAGAAGACGAGGAAGAGAATTTGCCGAATCCGATTCAAGCTGCGTCGGCTTCAGCGCTCGCGTTTTCGCTAGGCGCGATGGTGCCATTGTTGGCTGCTTCGTTTATAACGGACTACAAAGTTAGGGTTGGTGTGATTGTGGCCGCTGTGACATTGGCTTTGTGTTGTTTCGGGTGGCTCGGGGCTGTTTTGGGCAAAGCACCAGCAATTAAATCCTGTCTTAGGGTTTTGATTGGAGGTTGGCTTGCTATGGCCATCACTTTTGGATTAACAAAGTTGATTGGCTCTAGCGGGCTGTAA